TTTGATCGTGATACGCCCATTTTTGTTGTGCAACGATGCGATCATCTCGGCCAGCGCCTGGATTGGATTATGAACGGAGCCGCCGAACGAACCGGAGTGCAGATCGCCGTTGGGTCCGGTCACTTCCACTTCCATATACGCCAAACCGCGCAGGGCATATGTGACCGATGGGACGCCCTTCGCAAACATTCCCGAGTCGGAGATGAGAATGACATCCGCCGTGAGCATCTCCTTCTGCTGCGAAACGAACGCGCCCAGGTGCTCGCTGCCGATTTCCTCTTCGCCTTCAAAAATGATCTTGATATTCACGGGCAGCGCGCCGCCGTCTTTCAGGAAGGCTTCGATTGCCTTGAGGTGGATGAAGATTTGCCCTTTATCGTCAGCCGCACCGCGCGCGTAAAGATTTTCCCCACGCACCGTCGCTTCGAATGGGGGCGATTCCCATTTGTCCACCGGATCTTCCGGTTGCACGTCGTAGTGCCCGTAAAGAAGAATGGTCGGCTTGCCGGGCGCGCCCAGCCAGTCCGCATACACAACCGGATGTCCTTCGGTCTCCAGAATCTTTGCGTTGTGCAATCCTATGCGTGTCATGTGGTTCTCGAGCCACTGCGCGGCGCGAATCATTTCCGGTTTGCGGTCGCTCTGCGAACTCACACTGGGAATGGCGAGCAGTTCTTTTAACTCACTGAGATACCGTTCGCGATTGGATTCAATAATCGAGAGGATGGTTTCCATGGGTCTGTCCTTTCCGATTGAGTACTGGCAAGACTTCTGAAAGGAATATAGTCAGGGGGTAGTGGAAATGCAAGGAGGGAGCGCCGCAACCTGCGCCCATCGAGGTTCTGCCTCCTCCTTGAGGCGGACACCCCTGAACGGGACGCTCGCGAATCTTCCCCTGCTTTCTGCTTGAAACGGTCCCGTCTTGGGCTGATCATTTGCCGATCGGCGTCTTTTTGATTACCGTCGCCTGGTATGCAGCACGGTTTCTTAAATTGTCCCTGTATCCATGCAGCGTTCCA
This genomic interval from Terriglobia bacterium contains the following:
- a CDS encoding dipeptidase encodes the protein METILSIIESNRERYLSELKELLAIPSVSSQSDRKPEMIRAAQWLENHMTRIGLHNAKILETEGHPVVYADWLGAPGKPTILLYGHYDVQPEDPVDKWESPPFEATVRGENLYARGAADDKGQIFIHLKAIEAFLKDGGALPVNIKIIFEGEEEIGSEHLGAFVSQQKEMLTADVILISDSGMFAKGVPSVTYALRGLAYMEVEVTGPNGDLHSGSFGGSVHNPIQALAEMIASLHNKNGRITIKGMYDDVRPLTKEERSAFKKLPWSDRKYAKSLGLKELYGEKGFTTLERLWARPTLECNGIWGGYTGEGAKTVLPSKALAKISMRLVPDQSAAKIAKLFEKHLKSIAPKTVTVKVRNLHGGEPAITPVDSPGVRAAVAALEKGFGKKPLYQREGGSIPIVVDFKRLLGIDSVLLGFGLPDENAHAPNEFINLDNFFGGIKTVAHFYNELPAFWNRPCA